Part of the Zygotorulaspora mrakii chromosome 2, complete sequence genome, GCTTGCCTCTGTTGATTCGAGGGGATTGACCACACTCCAGCCCTTTCCACATCAAACATTTCAGAGTGTCTCCCATTTGCAACAGAGACTTCTTGAATCAGCACTGAGTGGTTCGCGAGTTAATAGAATAGTATTGTGCATCGAATTTCTGAACCAATTGCTGCAATTACTTTGTCCTTCAGTGAGATATGAGTGATCTACCAATTGATTTTACGGAACTGGCTGATTTAATATCATTGGGAATTTCCCCTCAATCCCTTGATTTTAGATCAACCACATTTGAAAGTGACCGTTACGTTACAGTGAGAGAAACTCAAGATGGTAACAATTCGGTCGCTATTGTCGATTTGGCGAACAATAACCACGTAACAAGAAAGAACATGGGTGGTGATTCTGCGATAATGCATCCATCACAAATGGTCATATCTGTGAGAGCTAATGGTACCATTGTACAGATTTTTAATTTGGATACAAAGACGAAATTGAAGTCTTTTACCCTGGACGAGCCAGTGCTCTTTTGGAAGTGGTTAGATGAGAAACACTTAGGCTTTGTCACAGCAAGAACCATTCAAATATGTGATGTCTTCGATAATAATGTTAGCAGTAAACCTCAATTGTTAACTCAAAGACATGCAAGTCTCAATAATACTCAAATCATAAATTTTGTTAGtaacaaaaaattggatTGGTTTGCTGTAGTCGGTATTTTACAGGAGAATGGTAGAATTGCTGGTAAAATACAGTTATATTCTAGGACTCGTAATATTTCTCAGGCTATTGACGGTCATGTAGCCATTTTCTCCAACATTTTATTGGATGGTAATACTTCACCTGTGCAAATTTTTGTCACAGGTAACAGAAATGTTACAACAGGTTCAGGTGAATTAAGGATTATTGAAATCGATCACGATGGTTCATTACCTGTTCAGTACCAGAAGAAGAGcgttgatattttcttccCACCAGATGCAACAAAtgattttccaattgcAATTCAGATTTCTGAAAAGTATGGTGTCATTTATCTTCTAACAAAGTATGGGTTCATTCATCTTTACGAATTAGAAACCGGTACAAATCTTTTCGTTAATAGAATTACAGCAGAATCCGTTTTTACTGCTACCTCatatgatgataaaaatggTATTGCATGTATTAACAAAAAAGGTCAAGTATTAGCCGTGGAAATTTCCACTTCGCAAATTGTCTCGTACatattgaacaaattgtCAAATGTATCATTAGCTCTAACTGTGGCATCAAGAGGTGGATTACCTGGCGCAGATgatcttttccaaaagcaatttgattcatttttgaatcaagGTGACTATGCGAATGCTGCTAAAATTGCAGCCTCATCAACCCAattgagaaatcaaaatactATCAACcgattgaaaaatgttcaaGCGGCTCCAGGTGCAATCTCACCAATTCTGCTATATTTCTCAACTTTGCTTGATAAAGGTAAATTAAATAAGGATGAAACAATCGAATTGGCAAGACCTGTCTTACAACAGGATAGAAAACaactatttgaaaagtggtTGAAAGAGGATAAGTTGGAGTGTTCTGAAGAATTAGGTGATATTGTTAAACCATTTGATACCACTTTGGCATTAGCTTGCTATTTGAGATGTAATGCTCATGGTAAAGTCGTCACATGTTTAGCCGAACTGCAACAGTTCGACAAAATTCTGCCTTATTGTCAAAAGGTCAGCTATCAAGCCAATTACCTTGTTTTAATATCATCTCTGATCAGAACAAATCCAGATAAAGCATCAGAATTCGCCATTTCGCTGTTGCAAAATCCAGAAACTTCTTCGCAGctagaaattgaaaaaattgctGATTTATTTTTCTCTCAGAACCATATTCAACAAGGTACATCCCTATTACTGGATGCATTAAAAGGCGATACACCAGATCAAGGCCACTTACAAACCCGTGTTCTCGAAGTGAACCTATTGCACGCTCCACAAGTTGCTGATGCAATTTTGGGTAACCACATCTTTTCTCATTATGATAAACCAACTATTGCATCATTAGCTGAAAAAGCTGGATTATATCAAAGAGCACTTGAAAATTATACTGACATCAAAGATATTAAAAGGTGTATTGTTCACACTAACGCTTTGCCTATCGATTGGCTAGTGGCGTTTTTTGGTAAGTTGAACATTGAACAAACTTTTGCTTGTTTGAAGACATTAATGGATAACAACCAACAAGCTAACATTCAAATTGTTGTTCAAGTTGCCACGAAGTTTTCGGATTTGATAGGCCCCGCAACTTTAATCaaattatttgatgaatataaGGCTACCGAAGGATTATACTATTACTTGGCATCGCTGGTAAATTTGACTGAGGACAAGGATGTGGtttataaatatattgaagCTGCCGCTAAAATGAAACAATACAAGGAAATCGAAAGAGTTGTTAAGGACAACACAGTTTATGATCCAGAAAgagtcaaaaattttcttaaGGATGCCCAATTGGAAGACCAAATTCCATTGATCATTGTTTGTGATCGTTTCAACTTTGTTCATGAATTAATTCTTTATTTATACAAGTCTCATAACAtgaaatttattgaagCATACGTTCAGCAAATTAACCCCTCGAAAACTCCTCAAGTTTTGGGTGCATTATTAGATGTTGACTGTGACGAAACATTTATCAAGAATTTACTTCAATCTGTTTTGGGACAAGTCTCAATAAATGAGTTGACTAGCGaggttgaaaaaagaaacagattgaaattgttgTTACCTTTCTTGGAACAAACTTTAGCTCAAGGAAGTCAAGATCAAGGTGTCTACAATGCTTTAGCAAAGATCTATATCGACTCAAACAATGCTCCagaaaagtttttgaagga contains:
- the CHC1 gene encoding clathrin heavy chain (similar to Saccharomyces cerevisiae CHC1 (YGL206C); ancestral locus Anc_3.515) — protein: MSDLPIDFTELADLISLGISPQSLDFRSTTFESDRYVTVRETQDGNNSVAIVDLANNNHVTRKNMGGDSAIMHPSQMVISVRANGTIVQIFNLDTKTKLKSFTLDEPVLFWKWLDEKHLGFVTARTIQICDVFDNNVSSKPQLLTQRHASLNNTQIINFVSNKKLDWFAVVGILQENGRIAGKIQLYSRTRNISQAIDGHVAIFSNILLDGNTSPVQIFVTGNRNVTTGSGELRIIEIDHDGSLPVQYQKKSVDIFFPPDATNDFPIAIQISEKYGVIYLLTKYGFIHLYELETGTNLFVNRITAESVFTATSYDDKNGIACINKKGQVLAVEISTSQIVSYILNKLSNVSLALTVASRGGLPGADDLFQKQFDSFLNQGDYANAAKIAASSTQLRNQNTINRLKNVQAAPGAISPILLYFSTLLDKGKLNKDETIELARPVLQQDRKQLFEKWLKEDKLECSEELGDIVKPFDTTLALACYLRCNAHGKVVTCLAELQQFDKILPYCQKVSYQANYLVLISSLIRTNPDKASEFAISLLQNPETSSQLEIEKIADLFFSQNHIQQGTSLLLDALKGDTPDQGHLQTRVLEVNLLHAPQVADAILGNHIFSHYDKPTIASLAEKAGLYQRALENYTDIKDIKRCIVHTNALPIDWLVAFFGKLNIEQTFACLKTLMDNNQQANIQIVVQVATKFSDLIGPATLIKLFDEYKATEGLYYYLASLVNLTEDKDVVYKYIEAAAKMKQYKEIERVVKDNTVYDPERVKNFLKDAQLEDQIPLIIVCDRFNFVHELILYLYKSHNMKFIEAYVQQINPSKTPQVLGALLDVDCDETFIKNLLQSVLGQVSINELTSEVEKRNRLKLLLPFLEQTLAQGSQDQGVYNALAKIYIDSNNAPEKFLKENNNYDTVDVGRYCEKRDPYLAYIAYEKGSNDEDLIRITNENSMYKYQARYLLKRSDPELWNSVLNADNSHRKQLVESVIAVGIPELTDPEPVSLAVQAFMNNGLRLELIELLEKIILEPSPFSDNVALQGLLLLSAIKYEPTKVASYIDKLENYDADEIAPLCIEHGLNEEAFEIYDKDGAHGKALKVLVENVMSLDRAQDYVEKVNEPDLWSQLGTAQLDGLRIPDALGSYIKAQDPSNYENVIDITQQSGNIDDLIPYLIMARKSLKEPKIDGSLILAYAALGKIHEIENLLSGSNVANLEAVGDKLFDAKNYKAAKLCYSSISNYSKLASTLVYLDDYQTAVDTARKASNIRVWKLVNDACIDKKEFRLAQICGLNLIVHAEELDELVDKYESKGYFEELISLFEAGLGLERAHMGMFTELAILYSKYEPAKTYEHLKLFWSRINIPKVIRAIEQAHLWTELVFLYAHYDEWDNAALTMIEKSAKNFDHTYFKEVIVKVSNLEIYYRVINFYVTEHPSLLIDLLIVLTPRLNIPRTVKIFSKSDNLPLIKPFLINVLPTNNSVVNQAYHDLMIEEEDYKALQAAVDSYDKFDQLELAARLESHELIFFKKIAALLYRRNKKWSKSLAILKEEMLWKDAIETGAISKDTKVVEDLLSYFVEINNKEAFVALLYTAYNLISYEFVLEISWLHSLGDYIKPYEISIKKEQNDTLQKIAKQMAEKSDNMEEENAGNPLMLTNGAMGLQQTGF